Below is a window of Planctomycetes bacterium MalM25 DNA.
AGGACCACGCTGCCTGCGCCATCGCCGCGGCGGGCATCCCGGTCTTCGCTTGGAAGGGCGAGACCGACGAGGAGTTCGATTGGTGCATCGAGCAGACGCTCACCGCCTTCCCGTCGGGCGAGCCGCTCAACATGATCCTCGACGACGGTGGCGACCTGACCGACATGGTCCACGCCCGATTCCCCGAGCTGCTCGCGGGCATCAAGGGCCTTTCCGAGGAGACCACCGCCGGCATCCACCGCCTGGACGTTTTGGCCAAGAACGGCAAGCTCGCCGTGCCGGCGATCAACGTCAACGACTCGGCGACCAAGAGCAAGTTCGACAACCTCTACGGCTGCCGTGAGTCGCTCGCCGACGGCGTGAAGCGGGCCACGGACATCATGCTGGCCGGCAAGGTCGCGGTCGTCTGCGGCTACGGCGACGTCGGCAAGGGCTGCGCCCACTCGCTGCAGCGTTACGGCTGCCGTGTGCTGGTCACCGAGATCGACCCGATCAACGCCCTGCAGGCGGCGATGGAGGGCTTCGAGGTCGTGACCATGGAGGACGCCTGCAAGGAGGGCAACCTGTTCGTCACCACGACGGGCAACAAGGACATCATCCTCGGCAAGCACATGGTCGAGATGGCCGAGGACGCGATCCTCTGCAACATCGGCCACTTCGACACCGAGATCGACATCGCCTGGCTCGAGGCGGAGGTCGCCGCCGGCCGCGTGACCAAGGACGAGATCAAGGGCGAGAAAGAGGGCGCCGTCGATCGCTACACGTTCAAGAACACGGGCCGCTCGATCCTGACCCTCGCCAAGGGCCGCCTCGTGAACCTGGGCTGCGCCACGGGCCACCCGAGCTTCGTGATGAGCACCAGCTTCACGAACCAAACGCTCGCCCAGATGGAGCTCTGGCAGGACGCCCAGTCGGGCGCCGGCAAGTACGAGGTCCAGGTCTACCTCATGCCCAAGCGGCTCGACGAGGAGGTCGCCCGCCTGCACCTCGAGAAGATCGGGGTGAAGCTGACCAAGCTCAGCCAAGAGCAGGCCGACTACATCGGCGTGCCGGTCGAGGGCCCCTACAAGCCCGAGCATTACCGCTACTGAGTCTTGCTGAAAAACCACCCCGCAGAGGGGTGCCGATTCATATCGCCAGAACGCCCGGTGTCCCCGTGACACCGGGCGTTCTGCCTGTTCTGGGCCGTTGGCTTGAGGCCGATTGGCCGATTAGACGATTTTTTCTGATTGCCGCATGAGTTTTCTAAACGGCGGTACGTGAGCTTAATGAGCCTCCGACCGCTCGGAGCCGCTCTCTCCTCAGGCCGGCTGGATTCGGCCTCCACTCATCACCTGTTCAGCTCGTTTGGCCTGCGTCGGAAGGCAGTTCCATCGAAGCCTTTGCAGCATCCTGTTCCTCACCCTTTGTATTTCGGAGTGCGTTCTAATGAGGTCTTTGAGCCTGTTGGCGGCCGTGGCCGCCTTTCTATGCGCTGGCGTTGTGAACGCTGGCACGGTGAGCCTGATCGGCCCCGGGATCGGTGAAGGCAACGGCGATTTCAATTACGAGGGTGGCGGCACTCTCTCGGGCGTCGGCACTGCGACCCCGGGCGAGGACATCCCACGCGACCGCTTCTTCGCTCCCTCGCCGAACATCGGCGCGACGGTCGATGTCGACGATTGGACCCTGGTGCGCGTCGCCTACAGCGGCGGCAACAACGCCTTCGGTCTGGACGGGCACTACGGATTCGATGCGGCCTCGTTTGAGCCCAACAACACCGGCTCGGGCCAAGCGTTCACCAACGGAAACAGCAACACGATCGTCGATGTGATCGCGGACACGATCTCCGGCGTGGCGGGCAGCGCGGGCGACGTGATCGATCTCAGCTACCTGCTGGGCAGCGACTCGAACAGCGGCACGGCCAACGCGAACGCCACGGTCACGTTGACCCTCGACGCCGGCTTGCCGTCCGAGCAGGTGTCGGCCTTCGCGCTGCAGAACCGGGCCGGCTTTGCTCGCGACGGTTCGACCCTGGTGACCGAGCAGTACATCTCGACCGGCGCGTTCAGCACGGTCGATCTGACAATCCAGATGAACCCGGGCAACGGCACGCGTTCGCTGGTCGATGACGTCCGCCTGACCGCGGACCTCGCCATCCCCGAGCCGGGCAGCGTCGCCCTGTCGATGCTGGCCCTCGCCGGCTTCGGCGCGGTCAGCATGCGGCGCCGACTCGGCTGAATCTTTGACGACATCAAAGGCGAGCCGGCTTCGCGCAGCGAAGCCGGCTCTCGCCTTGTCTTTCACCTTTGTTTCTCTTCTTCCAGCTAAGTCGGAGTCAGTCCTCATGAGAATCACAACCATGGCGGCCGCGTTGGCCGTCTGCCTCTGCATCGGATCGGCGGATGCAGCCCCGATAACCTTGATCGATTACACGTCGGGCGCCGCCAGCCCCGGCAACGGCGCCTTCTTCAGCGATCCTGCCGGCGTTGTGGCGCCAGCCGGCGTGTCGGTGAACGCCGCCGGCGCCATCAACCAGAACGGGAACGGCCGTGCTCTGGCCGCTGCCGACCAGAACGACACGATTGACTTCACCGATCTCACGGACATCACGGAGAACAAGGGCGTTGAGATTTCCGGCTGGGGCAACTACCGTTGGACTTACATCGGGGGCAACAACGCTTTGGGGTTCTTGGAGAACGGCGGTCGCCTAGGAAAAGCCAACGCCGCGAACGATGGCCAAGTTTTCGCGAACAGCGGCCCTTACATCTTGGTTTCAGACGCTTACTCCGAGGGGAGCCTCGGTGACGCCGGCGACAGCTACGACTTGAGCCTCTTGACCGGATCGGACAACGGGTCTTTTGATCTCGAAACCTTCTTG
It encodes the following:
- a CDS encoding PEP-CTERM motif protein, which encodes MRITTMAAALAVCLCIGSADAAPITLIDYTSGAASPGNGAFFSDPAGVVAPAGVSVNAAGAINQNGNGRALAAADQNDTIDFTDLTDITENKGVEISGWGNYRWTYIGGNNALGFLENGGRLGKANAANDGQVFANSGPYILVSDAYSEGSLGDAGDSYDLSLLTGSDNGSFDLETFLVLDDTTFVSIDDRNISSTGETVSLSGTIGSSYSTMRVVFAVDAPNGSRGLIDDVSLAVTSAIPEPSTVALSMLALAGLGFRRRLA
- a CDS encoding Adenosylhomocysteinase, giving the protein MSTATSEKLAYKVLDCTPEEFERLAAFGRKEITLAENEMPGLMALREKYGQEKPLKGARIAGCLHMTIQTAVLIETLLELGAEVTWSSCNIFSTQDHAACAIAAAGIPVFAWKGETDEEFDWCIEQTLTAFPSGEPLNMILDDGGDLTDMVHARFPELLAGIKGLSEETTAGIHRLDVLAKNGKLAVPAINVNDSATKSKFDNLYGCRESLADGVKRATDIMLAGKVAVVCGYGDVGKGCAHSLQRYGCRVLVTEIDPINALQAAMEGFEVVTMEDACKEGNLFVTTTGNKDIILGKHMVEMAEDAILCNIGHFDTEIDIAWLEAEVAAGRVTKDEIKGEKEGAVDRYTFKNTGRSILTLAKGRLVNLGCATGHPSFVMSTSFTNQTLAQMELWQDAQSGAGKYEVQVYLMPKRLDEEVARLHLEKIGVKLTKLSQEQADYIGVPVEGPYKPEHYRY